A single region of the Brienomyrus brachyistius isolate T26 chromosome 10, BBRACH_0.4, whole genome shotgun sequence genome encodes:
- the LOC125750428 gene encoding polyamine-transporting ATPase 13A3-like isoform X3, whose amino-acid sequence MEKERWREMEKVGFQLVNRAEEEEMEVCGFVPSPWRICLLVLGCVLSGGLLALLLLWVPQWSVRWACVPAPLPQASVLLLRTTDEFGRYFRVRIKTLQIPRMDPPGMGVAREGAGGVAREQAITEDCGKGPQEHALYWEVRCFRLQSVTYMWNSEGRSYQPLDTLDHGIPIADFYSLHSHGLSARRQENRRLFYGINQIEVKVPSVPNLLVKEHYILLHDMVSAHNVVRCSVYRGDQEVEEILSTDLVPGDVIIIPSNGMMMPCDAALIGGTCIVNESMLTGESVPVTKTQLPLPPSGGDDDRLQEPAYDPEEHRRHTLFCGTQVIQTRYYSGESVRAVVVRTGFSTVKGQLVRSILYPKPSNFQLYRDAVRFLLGLVCVAAVGVAYSIYTSASQGESVGRIVLEALDIITITVPPALPAAMTAGIVYAQHRLRRTGIFCTSPHRINTCGQVNLVCFDKTGTLTEDGLDLWGIQRVEDSRFTPPEQEMVEDGQAPSHFLVAMASCHSLTRIEGRLAGDPLDIKMFEATSWDLEEPSLDETSNHDLIMPTVVRPAKPPPGRSPPCQEIDQDIRELMGQYEVGVLAQFPFCSSLQRMSVVTRVLGERRLQAYLKGAPETVVSLCQPDTVPTDFWEVLDSYTRQGLRVIALAHRQLEPKFTWHRLHTINREAIECEMKFLGLLMLQNKLKPQTVPVLAELHQAHIRTIMVTGDSMLTAVSVARECGLIPPHAQVIITEAQPPREGQPATVSWSYSQDSPYPMLPPGETQVSLGTQQNPPRTSYHFAMSGRTFAIILEHFSELLPKLLLCGTVYARMAPDQKTQLVEELQKVDYYVAMCGDGANDCGALKRAHAGISLSELDASVASPFTSRTPDISCVPHLIREGRAALVTSFCVFKFMALYSIIQYLCVLLLYSILSNMGDSQYLFIDIAIIMSLAFTMSLSPAWKQLVAQRPPSTLLAPPLLLSVVGQILLALSFQTTTFLLANIYEQNETQPSDWLVGNTTGTTTNGSRPVSDKDEKDSDNIENLQNTSLFFVSGCQYLTVALVFNRGPPFRQPLYTNYLFMLCIVFCYGFLIVNLLHPVPALQDFFQLVFVPMEWRVTLLGLIIANLILAFTLESFITDFKDLWNRSFSRQKLDEPHPDSLCPQMEVDGIPSPSHRGCYCRSSEPPRAQYQRLAQQLLLDPDWPPPPSTKAKPPTCVDSGAVQGLVPQTTPL is encoded by the exons ATGGAGAAGGAGCGGTGGAGGGAGATGGAGAAGGTGGGCTTCCAGCTGGTGAACCGCGCGGAGGAAGAGGAGATG GAGGTGTGTGGCTTCGTCCCCAGTCCCTGGAGGATCTGTCTGCTCGTCCTGGGATGTGTGCTGTCGGGGGGCCTCCTGGCCCTGCTGCTGCTCTGGGTCCCCCAGTGGAGCGTCCGTTGGGCCTGTgtgcctgcccccctcccccaggcatCTGTGCTGCTGCTACGCACTACT GATGAGTTTGGGCGGTACTTCCGGGTCCGGATCAAAACTCTGCAGATTCCCCGTATGGACCCTCCGGGGATGGGTGTGGCCAGAGAGGGAgctgggggcgtggccagagagcAGGCGATCACAGAGGACTGCGGCAAGGGGCCACAAGAGCATGCACTCTATTGGGAG GTACGATGCTTTCGCCTGCAGTCTGTCACATACATGTGGAACTCAGAGGGCCGCAGTTACCAGCCGCTAGACACTCTGGACCATGGCATCCCCATCGCAGACTTCTACTCCCTGCACAGCCATGGGCTGTCAGCCAGGAGGCAGGAGAACAG GAGGCTGTTCTATGGCATCAACCAGATTGAAGTAAAAGTGCCTTCGGTCCCCAATCTGCTTGTCAAGGAG CATTACATCCTGCTCCATGACATGGTGTCTGCCCACAACGTGGTTCGATGCTCCGTCTACAGGGGGGATCAAG AGGTGGAGGAGATCCTGTCCACTGACCTAGTGCCCGGTGATGTCATCATCATTCCGTCCAATGGCATGATGATGCCCTGTGATGCAGCTCTGATAGGTGGGACCTGCATTGTTAATGAAAGCATGTTGACAG GGGAAAGTGTTCCTGTGACCAAGACCCAACTgccgctgccccctagtggtggtgACGATGACAGGCTGCAGGAGCCCGCATATGACCCAGAGGAGCACCGAAGACACACACTTTTCTGTGGCACACAGGTCATCCAGACCCGCTACTACAGTGGGGAGAGCGTCAGAGCTGTGGTTGTccgcacag GCTTCTCCACAGTGAAGGGCCAGCTGGTGAGGTCCATTCTATACCCCAAGCCATCCAACTTCCAGCTGTACAGAGACGCTGTACGCTTCCTGCTGGGCCTGGTGTGTGTGGCAGCTGTGGGAGTGGCCTATTCCATCTACACCAGTGCATCCCAGGGG GAGTCAGTGGGGCGCATTGTGCTGGAGGCCCTGGACATCATAACCATCACAGTGCCACCCGCCCTGCCCGCCGCAATGACTGCCGGGATCGTGTACGCCCAGCACCGTCTCCGGCGAACAGGCATATTTTGCACCAGCCCCCATCGGATTAACACCTGTGGCCAGGTCAACCTGGTGTGCTTTGACAAG ACCGGAACCCTGACTGAAGATGGCCTTGATCTGTGGGGTATTCAGAGAGTTGAGGACAGCAG GTTCACTCCTCCGGAGCAGGAGATGGTGGAGGATGGCCAGGCCCCCTCCCACTTTCTGGTCGCCATGGCGTCCTGTCACTCCCTGACCCGAATCGAAGGCCGGCTCGCCGGAGACCCTCTTGACATCAAGATGTTTGAGGCCACCAGCTGG GACCTAGAGGAGCCCAGTCTTGACGAGACCTCCAACCATGACCTCATCATGCCCACGGTGGTACGACCTGCCAAGCCGCCCCCTGGAAGAAGCCCTCCCTGCCAGGAGATCGATCAG GATATCAGAGAACTTATG gggcagtATGAAGTCGGGGTGCTGGCCCAGTTCCCCTTCTGTTCCAGTCTGCAGCGTATGAGTGTGGTGACCCGTGTGCTTGGGGAGCGCAGGCTGCAGGCCTACCTCAAGGGGGCACCAGAGACTGTGGTCAGCCTTTGCCAACCAGACACGG TGCCCACAGATTTCTGGGAGGTGCTGGACAGTTACACTCGCCAGGGCCTGAGGGTGATTGCACTGGCTCACCGGCAGCTCGAACCCAAGTTCACATGGCATCGTCTACATACAATCAACAG GGAGGCCATTGAATGCGAGATGAAATTTCTGGGTCTGCTGATGCTGCAGAACAAGCTGAAACCACAGACAGTGCCGGTCTTGGCGGAGCTCCACCAGGCCCACATCCGCACCATTATGGTGACAG GGGACAGCATGCTGACTGCAGTCTCTGTGGCGAGGGAATGTGGTCTAATCCCACCTCACGCCCAGGTGATCATCACAGAGGCCCAGCCCCCGCGTGAGGGGCAGCCCGCCACCGTGTCCTGGAGCTACAGCCAGGACAGTCCCTACCCCATGCTCCCCCCCGGAGAGACGCAGGTCAGTCTGGGCACACAGCAGAATCCTCCCCGGACCAGCTACCATTTTGCCATGAGTGGCCGAACCTTTGCCATCATCCTCGAACACTTCTCAGAGCTGCTGCCCAAG TTGCTGCTCTGTGGGACGGTGTATGCCAGGATGGCCCCTGACCAGAAGACCCAGCTGGTGGAAGAGCTGCAGAAAGTGGA CTAttatgtggccatgtgtggaGATGGGGCCAATGATTGTGGG GCGCTGAAGAGAGCTCACGCCGGCATCTCCTTGTCGGAGCTAGATGCCTCTGTCGCTTCCCCCTTCACCTCCCGCACCCCGGACATCTCCTGCGTGCCGCACCTGATCAG GGAGGGCAGGGCAGCCCTGGTCACCTCCTTCTGCGTCTTCAAATTCATGGCACTTTATAGCATCATCCAGTACCTCTGTGTGCTGCTGCTCTACTCG atCCTCAGTAACATGGGAGATTCCCAGTACCTGTTCATCGACATCGCCATCATAATGTCTTTGGCGTTCACCA TGAGCCTTAGCCCGGCCTGGAAACAGCTGGTGGCCCAGCGCCCCCCGTCCACGCTACTGGCCCCCCCTCTTCTGCTCTCGGTGGTGGGGCAGATCCTGCTGGCTCTCTCCTTCCAGACCACCACCTTCCTGCTGGCTAATATATA TGAGCAGAATGAGACCCAaccttctgattggctggttggGAACACGACAGGAACGACAACCAATGGGAGTAGACCAGTATCTGACAAAGATGAGAAGGATTCCGACAACATTGAGAACCTGCAGAACACCAGCCTGTTCTTTGTGTCGGGCTGCCAGTACCTCACCGTCGCCCTGGTCTTTAACCGGGGACCCCCCTTCCGCCAGCCCCTCTACACTAACT ATCTCTTCATGCTGTGTATTGTATTCTGCTACGGTTTCCTGATTGTCAATCTACTGCACCCTGTACCAGCCCTGCAGGACTTCTTccag cTGGTGTTCGTACCCATGGAATGGCGTGTAACGCTGCTGGGACTCATCATAGCCAATCTGATCCTGGCTTTTACACTAGAG AGTTTCATTACAGATTTCAAAGACCTGTGGAATAGATCGTTCTCTAGGCAGAAGCTAGATGAGCCACACCCTGATTCCCTCTGCCCACAG ATGGAAGTGGATGGAATACCATCTCCCAGCCACCGTGGTTGCTATTGCCGCAGCTCCGAGCCCCCCCGAGCCCAGTACCAGCGTCTcgcccagcagctgctgctggatCCTGACTGGCCGCCCCCGCCGAGCACCAAAGCAAAGCCCCCCACCTGCGTCGACAGCGGTGCAGTACAGGGCCTGGTGCCCCAGACCACACCCCTTTGA
- the LOC125750428 gene encoding polyamine-transporting ATPase 13A3-like isoform X2 produces MEKERWREMEKVGFQLVNRAEEEEMEVCGFVPSPWRICLLVLGCVLSGGLLALLLLWVPQWSVRWACVPAPLPQASVLLLRTTDEFGRYFRVRIKTLQIPRMDPPGMGVAREGAGGVAREQAITEDCGKGPQEHALYWEVRCFRLQSVTYMWNSEGRSYQPLDTLDHGIPIADFYSLHSHGLSARRQENRRLFYGINQIEVKVPSVPNLLVKEVLNPFYIFQVFSVILWSLDDYYYYASAIFLMSLLSVCTSLYTVRKHYILLHDMVSAHNVVRCSVYRGDQEVEEILSTDLVPGDVIIIPSNGMMMPCDAALIGGTCIVNESMLTGESVPVTKTQLPLPPSGGDDDRLQEPAYDPEEHRRHTLFCGTQVIQTRYYSGESVRAVVVRTGFSTVKGQLVRSILYPKPSNFQLYRDAVRFLLGLVCVAAVGVAYSIYTSASQGESVGRIVLEALDIITITVPPALPAAMTAGIVYAQHRLRRTGIFCTSPHRINTCGQVNLVCFDKTGTLTEDGLDLWGIQRVEDSRFTPPEQEMVEDGQAPSHFLVAMASCHSLTRIEGRLAGDPLDIKMFEATSWDLEEPSLDETSNHDLIMPTVVRPAKPPPGRSPPCQEIDQDIRELMGQYEVGVLAQFPFCSSLQRMSVVTRVLGERRLQAYLKGAPETVVSLCQPDTVPTDFWEVLDSYTRQGLRVIALAHRQLEPKFTWHRLHTINREAIECEMKFLGLLMLQNKLKPQTVPVLAELHQAHIRTIMVTGDSMLTAVSVARECGLIPPHAQVIITEAQPPREGQPATVSWSYSQDSPYPMLPPGETQVSLGTQQNPPRTSYHFAMSGRTFAIILEHFSELLPKLLLCGTVYARMAPDQKTQLVEELQKVDYYVAMCGDGANDCGALKRAHAGISLSELDASVASPFTSRTPDISCVPHLIREGRAALVTSFCVFKFMALYSIIQYLCVLLLYSILSNMGDSQYLFIDIAIIMSLAFTMSLSPAWKQLVAQRPPSTLLAPPLLLSVVGQILLALSFQTTTFLLANIYEQNETQPSDWLVGNTTGTTTNGSRPVSDKDEKDSDNIENLQNTSLFFVSGCQYLTVALVFNRGPPFRQPLYTNYLFMLCIVFCYGFLIVNLLHPVPALQDFFQLVFVPMEWRVTLLGLIIANLILAFTLEMEVDGIPSPSHRGCYCRSSEPPRAQYQRLAQQLLLDPDWPPPPSTKAKPPTCVDSGAVQGLVPQTTPL; encoded by the exons ATGGAGAAGGAGCGGTGGAGGGAGATGGAGAAGGTGGGCTTCCAGCTGGTGAACCGCGCGGAGGAAGAGGAGATG GAGGTGTGTGGCTTCGTCCCCAGTCCCTGGAGGATCTGTCTGCTCGTCCTGGGATGTGTGCTGTCGGGGGGCCTCCTGGCCCTGCTGCTGCTCTGGGTCCCCCAGTGGAGCGTCCGTTGGGCCTGTgtgcctgcccccctcccccaggcatCTGTGCTGCTGCTACGCACTACT GATGAGTTTGGGCGGTACTTCCGGGTCCGGATCAAAACTCTGCAGATTCCCCGTATGGACCCTCCGGGGATGGGTGTGGCCAGAGAGGGAgctgggggcgtggccagagagcAGGCGATCACAGAGGACTGCGGCAAGGGGCCACAAGAGCATGCACTCTATTGGGAG GTACGATGCTTTCGCCTGCAGTCTGTCACATACATGTGGAACTCAGAGGGCCGCAGTTACCAGCCGCTAGACACTCTGGACCATGGCATCCCCATCGCAGACTTCTACTCCCTGCACAGCCATGGGCTGTCAGCCAGGAGGCAGGAGAACAG GAGGCTGTTCTATGGCATCAACCAGATTGAAGTAAAAGTGCCTTCGGTCCCCAATCTGCTTGTCAAGGAG GTGCTCAACCCTTTCTATATTTTCCAAGTATTCAGCGTTATTCTCTGGTCTCTGGATGATTACTATTACTACGCCTCAGCCATCTTTCTGAtgtcactgctgtctgtctgtacCTCACTGTACACTGTCCGTAAG CATTACATCCTGCTCCATGACATGGTGTCTGCCCACAACGTGGTTCGATGCTCCGTCTACAGGGGGGATCAAG AGGTGGAGGAGATCCTGTCCACTGACCTAGTGCCCGGTGATGTCATCATCATTCCGTCCAATGGCATGATGATGCCCTGTGATGCAGCTCTGATAGGTGGGACCTGCATTGTTAATGAAAGCATGTTGACAG GGGAAAGTGTTCCTGTGACCAAGACCCAACTgccgctgccccctagtggtggtgACGATGACAGGCTGCAGGAGCCCGCATATGACCCAGAGGAGCACCGAAGACACACACTTTTCTGTGGCACACAGGTCATCCAGACCCGCTACTACAGTGGGGAGAGCGTCAGAGCTGTGGTTGTccgcacag GCTTCTCCACAGTGAAGGGCCAGCTGGTGAGGTCCATTCTATACCCCAAGCCATCCAACTTCCAGCTGTACAGAGACGCTGTACGCTTCCTGCTGGGCCTGGTGTGTGTGGCAGCTGTGGGAGTGGCCTATTCCATCTACACCAGTGCATCCCAGGGG GAGTCAGTGGGGCGCATTGTGCTGGAGGCCCTGGACATCATAACCATCACAGTGCCACCCGCCCTGCCCGCCGCAATGACTGCCGGGATCGTGTACGCCCAGCACCGTCTCCGGCGAACAGGCATATTTTGCACCAGCCCCCATCGGATTAACACCTGTGGCCAGGTCAACCTGGTGTGCTTTGACAAG ACCGGAACCCTGACTGAAGATGGCCTTGATCTGTGGGGTATTCAGAGAGTTGAGGACAGCAG GTTCACTCCTCCGGAGCAGGAGATGGTGGAGGATGGCCAGGCCCCCTCCCACTTTCTGGTCGCCATGGCGTCCTGTCACTCCCTGACCCGAATCGAAGGCCGGCTCGCCGGAGACCCTCTTGACATCAAGATGTTTGAGGCCACCAGCTGG GACCTAGAGGAGCCCAGTCTTGACGAGACCTCCAACCATGACCTCATCATGCCCACGGTGGTACGACCTGCCAAGCCGCCCCCTGGAAGAAGCCCTCCCTGCCAGGAGATCGATCAG GATATCAGAGAACTTATG gggcagtATGAAGTCGGGGTGCTGGCCCAGTTCCCCTTCTGTTCCAGTCTGCAGCGTATGAGTGTGGTGACCCGTGTGCTTGGGGAGCGCAGGCTGCAGGCCTACCTCAAGGGGGCACCAGAGACTGTGGTCAGCCTTTGCCAACCAGACACGG TGCCCACAGATTTCTGGGAGGTGCTGGACAGTTACACTCGCCAGGGCCTGAGGGTGATTGCACTGGCTCACCGGCAGCTCGAACCCAAGTTCACATGGCATCGTCTACATACAATCAACAG GGAGGCCATTGAATGCGAGATGAAATTTCTGGGTCTGCTGATGCTGCAGAACAAGCTGAAACCACAGACAGTGCCGGTCTTGGCGGAGCTCCACCAGGCCCACATCCGCACCATTATGGTGACAG GGGACAGCATGCTGACTGCAGTCTCTGTGGCGAGGGAATGTGGTCTAATCCCACCTCACGCCCAGGTGATCATCACAGAGGCCCAGCCCCCGCGTGAGGGGCAGCCCGCCACCGTGTCCTGGAGCTACAGCCAGGACAGTCCCTACCCCATGCTCCCCCCCGGAGAGACGCAGGTCAGTCTGGGCACACAGCAGAATCCTCCCCGGACCAGCTACCATTTTGCCATGAGTGGCCGAACCTTTGCCATCATCCTCGAACACTTCTCAGAGCTGCTGCCCAAG TTGCTGCTCTGTGGGACGGTGTATGCCAGGATGGCCCCTGACCAGAAGACCCAGCTGGTGGAAGAGCTGCAGAAAGTGGA CTAttatgtggccatgtgtggaGATGGGGCCAATGATTGTGGG GCGCTGAAGAGAGCTCACGCCGGCATCTCCTTGTCGGAGCTAGATGCCTCTGTCGCTTCCCCCTTCACCTCCCGCACCCCGGACATCTCCTGCGTGCCGCACCTGATCAG GGAGGGCAGGGCAGCCCTGGTCACCTCCTTCTGCGTCTTCAAATTCATGGCACTTTATAGCATCATCCAGTACCTCTGTGTGCTGCTGCTCTACTCG atCCTCAGTAACATGGGAGATTCCCAGTACCTGTTCATCGACATCGCCATCATAATGTCTTTGGCGTTCACCA TGAGCCTTAGCCCGGCCTGGAAACAGCTGGTGGCCCAGCGCCCCCCGTCCACGCTACTGGCCCCCCCTCTTCTGCTCTCGGTGGTGGGGCAGATCCTGCTGGCTCTCTCCTTCCAGACCACCACCTTCCTGCTGGCTAATATATA TGAGCAGAATGAGACCCAaccttctgattggctggttggGAACACGACAGGAACGACAACCAATGGGAGTAGACCAGTATCTGACAAAGATGAGAAGGATTCCGACAACATTGAGAACCTGCAGAACACCAGCCTGTTCTTTGTGTCGGGCTGCCAGTACCTCACCGTCGCCCTGGTCTTTAACCGGGGACCCCCCTTCCGCCAGCCCCTCTACACTAACT ATCTCTTCATGCTGTGTATTGTATTCTGCTACGGTTTCCTGATTGTCAATCTACTGCACCCTGTACCAGCCCTGCAGGACTTCTTccag cTGGTGTTCGTACCCATGGAATGGCGTGTAACGCTGCTGGGACTCATCATAGCCAATCTGATCCTGGCTTTTACACTAGAG ATGGAAGTGGATGGAATACCATCTCCCAGCCACCGTGGTTGCTATTGCCGCAGCTCCGAGCCCCCCCGAGCCCAGTACCAGCGTCTcgcccagcagctgctgctggatCCTGACTGGCCGCCCCCGCCGAGCACCAAAGCAAAGCCCCCCACCTGCGTCGACAGCGGTGCAGTACAGGGCCTGGTGCCCCAGACCACACCCCTTTGA